ACGGGAGGTCGGGCCGCTTGCCCCATCTGGGTTTCTTTCATGAAAGAATGGCTGAAAGAAAAGCCTGTGGAAAGTTTCCCCATTCCTTCCGGCGTTGTTTTTGCGAAAATCAACGGTCATACGGGGGCTCTTGCTCGATCCAATGATCCTTCGGCGGTCTCTGCCGCATTTGTGGGGGAGGTGCCCGTCAGATCGCAGCGCTATTCAGCTCCTTCACAAAAATCCGGAAATTCTTCTCCTGCTTCTTCTGATACTGCTTCTGCCACGGTTTCTTCCTCGCCGGCGGAATCTTTTTTCAAATCCGATCTGTTTTGAGGCAAGAACTCAGCGGTTGGCCGATGGGCTTTCGGACCGGTTTCTATACGGTCGACCGCTGAAAACCACTCATTGGGACCCGATACATGCAGCGCTACTTCGGCCCTCAGGGGCTTTTGGCTCAAAAAGTAAAATCTTTCGATTTTCGTGCCTCCCAACTGGAGATGGCCCAGGGGGTTTTTGAATGTCTCGGCAGCGAAGTGCCTCTGCTGGTGGAAGCGGGGACAGGGACGGGGAAAACCTGGGCCTATCTCATTCCCGCCATTTTGAGTGGAAAAAAGGTGGTCGTTTCCACAGGCACTAAAACACTCCAGGACCAGATCCTCGACCACGATATCCCTTTCCTCAAGAGATTGCTCTCTCCAAATCTTCATGCGGTGTGTCTCAAGGGGCGCAGAAACTATCTTTGCCGCCGTCGCTTCAGGGACTTTTCCTACCAACCCACTTTGTGGAGCAAGGAAGAAGCCAGGCTCTTCAAACGGTTTCAAAACTGGGCCGTGAGGACTCAGAGCGGGGACCGGGCGGAGATAGACTGGCTTCCCGATTCTTTTCAGACCTGGAATGAAGTGAGTTCCGGAAGTGAGGATTGTCTGGGGCAGCAATGCGAGGATTATTCCCGCTGTTTTATCACGCGCCTGCGCCTGGAAGCCTCAAGGGCTCATCTGCTGGTGGTCAACCATCATCTCTTTTTTGCGGACCTGGCATTGCGCGGAAAGGGACCGGGCGAAGTCCTTCCCGATTATGATGCCGTGATCTTTGATGAAGCCCATCAGCTGGAAGATACCATCGGTCTTTATTTCGGCCTTCAATTCAGCAATCTGAAGATCAACGATCTGGTCCACGGCCTGCTGAAAGAGACAAGGAAGGATGTCAAAAAGATTGAAAAGTTCCAGGAAATGAATCGGATCGTCCAGCAACTGGATATCCTCGGCCGCCTTCTCTATCAGCATCTTTCTCCTTCTCCCGGAGCTCAGGGGCGTTTCCTCCTGGATCTCCAGACTGTGGGCAAAAGCTTCGTCTCCACCTGCCGGGAACTCCTGCATGCACTGGAACAGTTGAACGCCTTGCTGACGCCGGCCGGAGAAAGTCCCGATAGCCTGGAACCCTTTTTCAAGAGAACTCATGAAATGGCGCTGGAGGTTCGGGGAATCCTGGAGCAGAGTGATCCCTCGCTGGTTTACTGGTATGAACTGACGCCCAAGGCGGTTTTCATCTACGGAACCCCTATCGATGTGGCTTCGGTCTTTCGGGAACGACTCCTTTCCCGCAAGTCTTCCGTGGTGTTGACTTCCGCCACCCTTTCCATCGCGGGTTCTTTCGATTTCATCAAAAACTCTCTTGGAATGCCCCCGGAAACGCGAGAACTCCTTCTGCCCTCCCCTTTTGCTTATGAAAAACAGGCGATCCTTTATATTCCTTCCCTCTTCCCCGCTCCCTACGAACCGGGATTTTGCGCAGATCTTGCCGAAGAAGCTCTGAAAATTCTCACCAAGACAGAGGGCAGAGCACTTTTCCTCTTTACCAGCTATCGCAATATGAGGGAAACCTACCAGTTTTTGAAGGGTCGCCTTCCCTATCCTCTCTTGGTACAGGGCCAGAAGCCCAAAAGAATCCTGCTGGCTGAATTCAAGGAAAAGATCCATTCCATTCTTTTCGCCACCAGTTCCTTCTGGCAGGGAATCGATGTTCCGGGCGAAGCTTTGAGCTGCCTGCTCATTGACAAACTTCCCTTCGAAGTGCCCGATGATCCCCTCATCGCCGCTCGCATGGAACACCTTTCCAGCATGGGAAAGAGTTCGTTCTTCCACTATCAGGTCCCCAGGGCCGTCATCCAGTTGAAGCAGGGCGTGGGGCGCCTGATCCGTTCTTCCTGCGACCGGGGTATCATTGC
This region of Desulforhabdus amnigena genomic DNA includes:
- a CDS encoding ATP-dependent DNA helicase, with product MQRYFGPQGLLAQKVKSFDFRASQLEMAQGVFECLGSEVPLLVEAGTGTGKTWAYLIPAILSGKKVVVSTGTKTLQDQILDHDIPFLKRLLSPNLHAVCLKGRRNYLCRRRFRDFSYQPTLWSKEEARLFKRFQNWAVRTQSGDRAEIDWLPDSFQTWNEVSSGSEDCLGQQCEDYSRCFITRLRLEASRAHLLVVNHHLFFADLALRGKGPGEVLPDYDAVIFDEAHQLEDTIGLYFGLQFSNLKINDLVHGLLKETRKDVKKIEKFQEMNRIVQQLDILGRLLYQHLSPSPGAQGRFLLDLQTVGKSFVSTCRELLHALEQLNALLTPAGESPDSLEPFFKRTHEMALEVRGILEQSDPSLVYWYELTPKAVFIYGTPIDVASVFRERLLSRKSSVVLTSATLSIAGSFDFIKNSLGMPPETRELLLPSPFAYEKQAILYIPSLFPAPYEPGFCADLAEEALKILTKTEGRALFLFTSYRNMRETYQFLKGRLPYPLLVQGQKPKRILLAEFKEKIHSILFATSSFWQGIDVPGEALSCLLIDKLPFEVPDDPLIAARMEHLSSMGKSSFFHYQVPRAVIQLKQGVGRLIRSSCDRGIIAIFDVRLLTKNYGRIFIKSLPPCKLVHSLEEIDRSFLISKGVSEDSVCGGNKDISEPSVC